One genomic region from Spiroplasma endosymbiont of Polydrusus cervinus encodes:
- the fba gene encoding class II fructose-1,6-bisphosphate aldolase, which translates to MGQKYHAKLVNASEIIKKAHQNKYAVGHFNINNLEWTKALLEAAQETKTPIILGASEGTIKYMGGYNLVVAMVNALLDSLNITVPVALHLDHGQSVESCKMAIDAGFSSVMYDGSHHPFAENLKNTKEVVAYAKPNAVSVEAEIGTIGGEEDGVVGAGEIGDPKEAAEMVTTGIDFLAAGINNIHGPYPTGWPGLNFQALEDIESVAKIGMVLHGGSGIPQEQVKKAISLGISKINVNTELQIAFVAATRKYIEEGKDKPENGKGFDPRKLLKPGYEAIKATFDELISWFGCKGKG; encoded by the coding sequence ATGGGACAAAAATATCATGCTAAATTAGTTAATGCTAGTGAAATAATTAAAAAAGCACATCAGAATAAATACGCTGTTGGTCATTTTAATATTAATAATCTAGAATGAACAAAAGCTTTATTAGAAGCGGCACAAGAAACAAAAACCCCAATTATTTTAGGGGCTTCAGAAGGAACAATTAAATATATGGGAGGCTATAATTTAGTTGTTGCGATGGTTAATGCTTTATTAGATTCATTAAACATTACAGTTCCAGTAGCGTTACATTTAGACCATGGGCAATCAGTAGAGAGTTGTAAAATGGCTATTGATGCTGGTTTTTCATCAGTAATGTATGATGGTAGTCACCATCCATTTGCTGAAAATCTAAAAAACACCAAAGAAGTAGTAGCGTATGCAAAACCAAATGCTGTTTCAGTTGAAGCGGAAATTGGAACTATTGGTGGGGAAGAAGACGGTGTTGTTGGTGCTGGGGAAATTGGTGATCCAAAAGAAGCAGCCGAAATGGTAACAACAGGAATTGATTTTCTTGCCGCTGGAATTAATAATATTCATGGACCGTATCCAACAGGATGACCAGGTTTAAACTTCCAAGCATTAGAAGATATTGAATCTGTGGCAAAAATTGGGATGGTTTTACATGGTGGTAGTGGAATTCCACAAGAGCAAGTTAAAAAAGCAATTTCATTAGGAATTAGTAAAATAAATGTTAATACTGAATTACAAATTGCTTTTGTTGCTGCAACTAGAAAATATATTGAAGAAGGAAAAGATAAACCAGAAAATGGTAAAGGGTTTGATCCACGAAAATTATTAAAACCAGGATATGAAGCAATTAAAGCTACATTTGATGAATTAATATCATGATTTGGATGCAAAGGTAAAGGATAA
- a CDS encoding DDE-type integrase/transposase/recombinase, with product MKENNIQAEYVKRMRRKILIKQNRNKNIIKYPDLVNRNFNDIKERFSILFTDVTYLIWNGKKHYQSTILDGYTKEIIDVKWSKFNNNKLVIDNLNDAINKIKKIKKDLNKIIIHSDHGYQYTSKDYNSKCLDNKIIISMGKNYHCADNIIIESFHSLLKKGTIHNKNYKSHNEYINDVKKWNKWYSNQKEKYIINESL from the coding sequence ATGAAAGAAAATAATATTCAAGCTGAATATGTAAAGCGTATGCGTAGAAAAATATTAATAAAACAAAATAGAAATAAAAATATAATTAAATATCCTGATTTAGTAAATCGTAATTTTAATGATATTAAAGAAAGATTTTCAATTTTATTTACTGATGTAACTTATTTAATTTGAAATGGTAAAAAACATTATCAATCAACAATACTTGATGGATATACTAAAGAAATTATTGATGTAAAATGATCAAAATTTAATAATAACAAACTTGTAATTGATAATTTAAATGATGCAATTAATAAAATAAAAAAAATAAAAAAAGATTTAAATAAAATAATAATTCATTCAGATCACGGATATCAATATACATCTAAAGATTACAATAGTAAATGTTTAGATAACAAAATTATAATTTCAATGGGTAAAAATTATCATTGTGCAGACAACATTATTATTGAAAGTTTTCATTCATTACTTAAAAAAGGAACAATCCATAATAAAAATTATAAATCTCATAATGAATATATTAATGATGTTAAAAAATGAAATAAATGATATTCAAACCAAAAAGAAAAATATATAATAAATGAAAGTTTGTAA
- the mutM gene encoding DNA-formamidopyrimidine glycosylase — MPELPEIETVRRTLTKHVVGKTITDCQIFWNKIIKYPLDPKEFTKEIIQQKINWIDRMGKHLLFILDDYVLISHLRMEGKYYFTTKDEPGEWQHIMILFELDKDFQLRYHDTRKFGTMHLYSKKDYLQQAPLNKLGYEPFEEKVTVSYLKNAWQNKGQPIKTTLLEQNVIVGIGNIYANEILFASKIHPGEKTKNLEDQDYQNIIDNTKLVLQKAINEGGTTVATYHPEPGVNGKFLQHLKVYGRNKMECVNCHQQIDKIFVNGRGTYFCNYCQKLK, encoded by the coding sequence ATGCCAGAATTACCAGAAATTGAGACAGTCCGCCGTACTTTAACAAAACATGTCGTTGGTAAGACAATTACGGATTGCCAAATTTTTTGAAATAAAATAATAAAATATCCTCTTGATCCGAAAGAGTTCACTAAGGAAATTATTCAACAAAAAATTAATTGAATTGATCGAATGGGGAAACATTTGCTTTTTATTTTAGATGATTATGTTTTAATTAGTCATTTACGAATGGAAGGGAAATACTATTTCACCACAAAAGATGAACCAGGGGAATGACAACATATTATGATTTTATTTGAGCTTGATAAGGACTTTCAATTGCGTTATCATGATACAAGAAAATTTGGAACAATGCATTTATATAGCAAAAAGGATTATTTACAACAAGCACCGTTAAATAAATTAGGATATGAACCATTTGAGGAAAAAGTGACAGTTTCATACTTAAAGAATGCTTGACAAAATAAAGGCCAACCAATTAAAACGACATTATTGGAACAAAATGTTATTGTTGGAATCGGTAACATTTATGCAAATGAAATTCTATTTGCTTCCAAAATTCATCCGGGAGAAAAGACCAAAAATTTAGAAGATCAAGATTATCAAAATATTATTGATAATACAAAACTCGTCCTGCAAAAAGCAATTAATGAAGGTGGAACAACAGTTGCAACTTATCATCCCGAACCAGGGGTTAATGGTAAATTTTTACAACACTTAAAAGTTTATGGTCGAAATAAAATGGAATGTGTTAATTGTCATCAACAAATTGACAAAATTTTTGTGAATGGAAGAGGAACTTATTTTTGTAATTATTGTCAAAAATTAAAATAA
- the ybeY gene encoding rRNA maturation RNase YbeY gives MIFTSQNRIWGTNNIRLFTEDNDLICYNKKIEGSGEEMNDDFVIYNETNFDIKPYQDDFNAIFQKIKTTLAITEPLELSLIIVDEQKQLELNRQYRQKDYVADVITFALEEENKVDLFKLTGLRSLGDIFICYEKALAQAAEYNHSPRREFAFLFTHGMLHILGYNHQTPPDEEKMFNLQWKVLNDLQIKRIPVYYKIEICHRIIIRRIEGSNMTEQNNFWADVEKGMMNYLTKYINLFETDYEKDTAEKNPKIEAFLAGAKFKTNFEDLFNFVKTKIKPLFDDIRTEYFQDKKPEEIDQKKVTTLIEVSKLFNAIIPLPRFLNDFMTSAKEASSVDLNKLFVNMMKVEVGELTKIYDDEIKGLDAALDKCITDINNTNDALEIWNLVNQLGLFLQRDIILTDFSVEKKDEKLKAQLENINQIEKDYNEGKIKLPEFNKEKIIEEVQAYHDFVIGLTPEKRIEITAKTTEYRNKVVPLVQIIQCLNDLLMNILIL, from the coding sequence GTGATATTTACTAGCCAAAATAGAATTTGGGGAACAAACAACATTAGATTATTTACTGAAGATAATGATTTAATTTGTTATAATAAAAAAATAGAAGGCTCCGGTGAGGAAATGAATGATGATTTTGTAATTTACAATGAGACAAATTTTGATATTAAACCATATCAAGATGATTTTAATGCCATTTTTCAGAAAATTAAAACAACATTAGCAATAACTGAACCATTAGAATTATCATTAATTATTGTTGATGAGCAAAAGCAACTGGAACTTAATCGGCAATATCGGCAAAAAGATTATGTTGCTGATGTTATTACCTTTGCCTTAGAAGAGGAGAATAAGGTTGATTTATTTAAATTAACAGGATTACGTAGTTTAGGGGATATTTTCATTTGTTATGAAAAAGCACTTGCGCAAGCTGCGGAATATAACCATTCTCCTCGGCGTGAATTTGCTTTTTTATTTACCCATGGAATGTTGCATATTTTAGGTTATAATCATCAGACACCACCTGATGAAGAAAAAATGTTTAATTTACAATGAAAAGTATTAAATGATTTACAAATTAAACGAATTCCTGTATACTATAAAATTGAAATATGCCATCGAATTATTATTAGAAGAATAGAGGGATCAAATATGACAGAACAGAATAATTTCTGAGCAGATGTTGAAAAAGGGATGATGAATTATTTAACAAAATATATTAATCTTTTTGAAACAGACTATGAAAAAGACACGGCCGAAAAAAATCCAAAAATAGAAGCTTTTTTAGCGGGGGCAAAGTTTAAAACTAATTTTGAGGATTTATTTAATTTTGTTAAAACCAAAATAAAGCCATTATTTGACGATATTAGAACAGAATATTTTCAAGATAAAAAACCCGAGGAAATTGATCAGAAAAAAGTTACTACTTTAATTGAAGTAAGCAAGTTATTTAATGCGATTATTCCATTACCACGGTTTTTAAATGATTTTATGACTAGTGCAAAAGAAGCTAGTTCCGTTGATTTAAATAAACTTTTTGTCAATATGATGAAAGTTGAAGTTGGGGAATTAACAAAAATTTATGATGATGAAATTAAAGGTCTTGATGCAGCTCTTGATAAATGTATCACAGATATTAATAACACTAATGATGCGTTAGAAATTTGAAATTTAGTAAATCAATTAGGTTTATTTTTACAACGAGATATTATCTTAACTGATTTTTCGGTTGAAAAAAAAGATGAAAAATTAAAAGCGCAATTAGAAAATATTAATCAAATTGAAAAAGATTATAATGAAGGAAAAATCAAGTTACCAGAATTTAATAAAGAAAAAATTATTGAAGAGGTACAAGCTTATCATGATTTTGTCATCGGATTAACACCAGAAAAACGCATTGAAATTACCGCTAAAACAACCGAATATCGAAATAAAGTTGTCCCATTAGTTCAAATTATTCAATGTTTAAATGATTTATTAATGAATATTCTAATATTGTAA
- the rpmG gene encoding 50S ribosomal protein L33 has product MREGIILRCEKCKEENYISKRDKKKQQEKLEVNKYCSKCNQHTLHKEKK; this is encoded by the coding sequence ATGCGTGAAGGAATAATTTTACGTTGTGAAAAATGCAAGGAAGAAAACTACATTTCAAAACGTGATAAAAAGAAACAACAAGAAAAATTAGAAGTTAACAAATATTGTTCAAAATGTAATCAACACACTTTACATAAAGAAAAAAAATAA
- a CDS encoding NAD(P)H-hydrate dehydratase: MGKGKTERTYNTLNYILDNDKGSIVVDADGINVLDKLCARTILIPHALELSRLINKSVP, from the coding sequence ATGGGAAAAGGAAAGACTGAACGAACATATAATACTTTAAATTATATTTTAGATAATGATAAAGGTTCAATTGTTGTTGATGCCGATGGGATTAATGTATTAGATAAGTTGTGTGCACGTACTATTTTAATCCCGCATGCGTTAGAATTATCGCGTTTAATTAATAAAAGTGTTCCATAA
- a CDS encoding NAD(P)H-hydrate dehydratase yields MGTGNPYMAVAGMGDTLTGLIANLVGQGY; encoded by the coding sequence ATGGGTACAGGTAACCCTTATATGGCAGTAGCGGGAATGGGGGATACTTTAACTGGTTTAATTGCTAATTTAGTCGGCCAAGGTTATTAA
- a CDS encoding ABC transporter permease: protein MRQILKSYLKSYFKNWIEAGGLILFIIIIIATIAGILSGALQYKIKYNDLTYTSEKWDYALRGRAKDYKNNFLKDYYLNNKFVNKNQQVINVTGTPQAILAKNSGWWRTVQAVCKTLPSIEMQKICRTQQIIIKLDKIGTSRGINQQIDGINPIAWWYLKQYNYNRSKELTTRLLSQQPAAAYSGAGFFETISFKQETGENYTFNITPAVVKNLEKTGNVNFNQLKLYQGRLPLAVDETVVSSLFAKQNHFQIGDILPVIPQQPKFDLKIVGIGNNLDNFVKRTNLKVTNNNDIRKYGVLFTTAEFQARIQDANVRGELGTIKLNHTQKSLIKLNHPNATLTLKENLGQAYINPTATLVPYEDNYIALQTQNINIQIILYSSIGAVLLFLEFLFINYTMKKEMNKTRRQIGIFKAFGYQSGELSWIFSTKFFMTMLFGIVIGYCFSIPIQLYVNTLYTTGLLIPFKLIYVSWWFMFILFFVIPIFFTALFFLFTISYLKKPSLVLINVGGKVHFYALMIGIKKIFSKSGFLFRIQLAFFLKEFWKWMIVMFIFFVSYLMFIIQFNASDIFSDIVQAFSNVYQKDVDHRFQFPNTLTMATSYKNPSGEDKLQLINTNHFRVLPTSDVEQTQVVSLTKFNELATAIHHEPANIKLWEELAVYQPIYKSVYLTDLIQVFKDLINLNPSKIKIPTWAKNILNLSSLIDQTKVKTVVSFNTLYYHPQTELPILNLSVTPSNRETAVISDLSLWGIEPQTWSKFYQIEGVDPMVIKNLFAAPLTRTNIPAIISEKIAKLNNLGIGDSFELTVKNAATSYNLTIIVQEINKNDTTRSNVFINTANIRFLFCNIEGKPVEDLYNGVISKEKMIYDKINPKDLLTGKQNYKITLQNLTINIFNYDITDNLENIFLTLTSDGSDIGVFTSPDNAELITLQKLLANAGLGMLNDSLLILQMLNGIIIFIILAVITLSVIDEASQIILTMWALGYKPCQVNFIVIGNYVLGVLFTFVLAYIISLLIWHFAINIILQQFKFVINLPLNWQTPVKVGVIINLILVLSWFLSMYLVKKQKLNELTE, encoded by the coding sequence ATGCGCCAAATTTTAAAGAGTTATTTAAAATCATATTTTAAAAATTGGATTGAAGCGGGAGGTTTAATTCTTTTTATTATCATTATTATTGCCACAATTGCCGGGATTTTATCGGGCGCATTACAATATAAAATAAAATATAATGATTTAACTTATACTTCGGAAAAATGAGATTACGCTTTAAGAGGCAGGGCAAAAGATTATAAAAATAATTTTTTGAAAGATTATTATTTAAATAATAAATTTGTTAACAAAAATCAACAAGTAATTAATGTTACAGGGACCCCCCAAGCAATTTTAGCGAAAAATAGTGGTTGATGAAGAACCGTTCAAGCTGTTTGTAAGACTCTCCCAAGTATTGAAATGCAAAAAATTTGTCGAACACAACAAATTATTATTAAATTAGACAAAATCGGAACGAGTCGAGGAATTAATCAACAGATTGATGGTATTAATCCAATTGCGTGATGGTATCTTAAACAATATAATTATAATCGGAGTAAGGAACTTACAACGCGCTTATTAAGCCAACAACCTGCGGCTGCTTATAGTGGTGCTGGTTTTTTTGAAACAATCTCGTTTAAACAAGAAACTGGTGAAAATTATACTTTCAATATTACCCCAGCCGTTGTTAAAAATTTAGAAAAGACCGGAAATGTTAATTTTAATCAATTGAAATTATACCAGGGGCGGTTACCACTTGCAGTAGATGAAACAGTTGTTAGTAGTTTATTTGCGAAACAAAATCATTTCCAAATTGGCGATATTTTACCAGTTATTCCCCAACAACCAAAATTTGATTTAAAAATAGTTGGTATTGGGAATAATTTAGATAATTTTGTTAAGCGTACAAATTTAAAAGTAACTAATAATAATGATATTCGAAAATATGGTGTTTTATTTACAACTGCAGAGTTTCAAGCCAGAATTCAAGATGCTAATGTTAGAGGGGAATTAGGAACAATTAAATTGAACCACACCCAAAAAAGTTTAATTAAATTAAATCATCCTAATGCAACTTTAACTTTAAAAGAAAACTTAGGGCAAGCATATATTAATCCGACTGCTACTTTAGTTCCATATGAAGATAATTATATTGCTTTGCAAACGCAAAATATTAACATTCAAATTATTTTATATAGTTCAATTGGGGCTGTTCTCTTATTTTTAGAGTTTCTTTTTATTAATTATACGATGAAAAAAGAAATGAATAAAACGCGTCGTCAAATTGGTATTTTTAAAGCCTTTGGTTATCAATCGGGGGAATTATCGTGAATTTTTTCCACCAAGTTTTTTATGACCATGCTTTTTGGGATTGTGATCGGATATTGCTTTAGTATTCCAATTCAGTTATATGTTAATACCTTATATACAACAGGTTTATTAATTCCATTTAAATTAATTTATGTCTCGTGATGATTTATGTTTATTTTATTTTTTGTTATTCCAATCTTTTTTACAGCGTTATTCTTTTTATTCACCATTAGTTATTTAAAAAAACCAAGTTTAGTTTTAATTAATGTTGGTGGAAAAGTTCATTTTTATGCTTTAATGATTGGAATTAAAAAGATTTTTAGTAAATCAGGATTCTTGTTTCGGATTCAATTAGCTTTTTTCTTAAAAGAGTTTTGAAAATGAATGATTGTAATGTTTATTTTCTTTGTTTCTTACTTAATGTTTATTATTCAATTTAATGCATCGGATATTTTTAGTGATATTGTTCAAGCATTTAGTAATGTTTATCAAAAAGATGTTGACCATCGCTTTCAATTTCCTAATACATTAACAATGGCCACAAGTTATAAAAATCCTAGCGGGGAAGATAAATTACAATTAATCAATACTAATCATTTTCGGGTCTTACCAACTAGTGATGTTGAACAAACACAAGTTGTTTCATTAACTAAATTTAACGAATTAGCAACTGCGATTCATCATGAACCAGCAAATATTAAATTATGAGAAGAACTTGCTGTTTATCAACCAATTTATAAGTCAGTTTATTTAACTGATTTAATTCAAGTTTTCAAAGATTTAATAAATCTAAATCCTAGTAAGATAAAAATCCCCACTTGGGCAAAAAATATTCTTAATTTAAGTAGTTTGATTGACCAAACGAAAGTTAAAACGGTTGTTAGTTTTAATACCTTATATTATCATCCGCAAACAGAATTACCAATTCTTAATTTATCAGTAACCCCTAGCAATCGGGAGACAGCAGTAATTAGTGATCTTAGTTTGTGGGGAATTGAACCGCAAACTTGAAGTAAGTTTTATCAAATTGAAGGTGTTGACCCCATGGTTATTAAGAATTTATTTGCGGCACCCTTAACGAGAACAAACATCCCGGCCATTATTTCAGAAAAAATAGCAAAGTTAAATAATTTAGGGATTGGTGATTCGTTTGAACTTACGGTTAAAAATGCGGCAACTTCTTATAATTTAACAATTATTGTGCAAGAAATTAATAAAAATGATACCACACGGAGTAATGTTTTTATTAATACCGCTAACATTCGGTTCCTGTTTTGTAACATTGAAGGAAAGCCAGTGGAAGATTTATATAATGGGGTAATTTCAAAAGAAAAAATGATTTATGATAAGATTAACCCGAAAGATTTGTTAACCGGAAAACAAAATTATAAAATTACCTTACAAAATTTAACAATTAATATTTTTAATTATGATATTACGGATAATTTAGAAAATATTTTTCTAACCTTAACTAGTGATGGCAGTGATATTGGTGTTTTTACTAGTCCAGATAATGCTGAATTAATTACCTTGCAAAAATTATTAGCAAACGCCGGACTGGGAATGCTAAATGATTCATTATTAATTTTACAAATGTTAAACGGGATTATTATTTTTATCATTTTAGCAGTTATTACTTTGTCAGTGATTGATGAAGCTAGCCAAATTATTTTAACAATGTGAGCATTAGGATATAAACCATGCCAAGTAAACTTTATTGTTATTGGTAATTATGTGCTGGGGGTTTTATTTACTTTTGTTCTAGCTTATATTATCTCCTTATTAATTTGGCATTTTGCAATTAATATTATTTTACAGCAGTTTAAGTTTGTAATTAATTTACCATTAAATTGACAAACACCCGTGAAAGTTGGTGTGATTATTAATCTTATTTTAGTGTTATCATGATTTTTATCAATGTATTTAGTAAAAAAACAAAAACTAAATGAATTAACGGAGTAA
- the pheS gene encoding phenylalanine--tRNA ligase subunit alpha produces MEKELKLLFTQATKKITAAKTVAELNALQLEYLGKKSVLNDLLKKLKDLSHEERLIVGQKANKIKAELTNLCQDKKVELEDALLMTAIEQEKIDLSLSEYNLTLATKHPLNQVIDEISQLFQELGYDIVFGTEVDDDEYNFQRLNLPLGHPARDMQDTFYLTKNTLLRTHCTNMTARTISQMKNNKEIIAMISAGNTYRRDDDDATHSHQFMQIDGFLIASNITFANLKWTIQYFCQRMFSEKTQTRLRPSFFPFTEPSVEVDVTCVNCQGEGCSICKQTGWIEIMGAGMINPLIYKACGQDPTLTGFAFGIGIERIAMLKYGIDDIRRFYTNDVRFLEQFKKFD; encoded by the coding sequence ATGGAAAAGGAATTAAAATTATTATTTACGCAAGCAACTAAAAAAATTACTGCGGCAAAAACAGTGGCCGAGCTTAATGCACTTCAATTAGAATATTTAGGGAAAAAATCAGTGTTAAATGATTTATTAAAAAAATTGAAGGATTTAAGCCATGAAGAACGGTTAATAGTTGGCCAAAAAGCAAATAAAATTAAGGCGGAATTAACTAATTTATGCCAAGATAAAAAAGTTGAATTGGAAGATGCATTGTTAATGACAGCCATTGAACAAGAGAAAATTGATTTATCATTGTCAGAGTATAATTTAACGTTAGCAACAAAGCATCCATTAAATCAAGTTATTGATGAGATTTCACAATTATTTCAAGAATTAGGATATGATATTGTGTTTGGAACGGAAGTTGATGATGATGAATATAATTTTCAACGTTTAAATTTACCATTAGGACATCCCGCTCGTGATATGCAAGATACATTTTATTTAACAAAAAATACCTTATTACGAACACATTGTACCAATATGACAGCGCGCACAATTTCCCAAATGAAAAATAACAAAGAAATTATTGCAATGATTTCAGCAGGAAATACTTATCGTCGCGATGATGATGACGCTACACATTCACATCAATTTATGCAAATTGATGGGTTTTTAATTGCCTCCAACATTACCTTTGCAAATTTAAAATGAACAATTCAATACTTTTGTCAAAGAATGTTTAGTGAAAAAACACAAACTCGGTTACGACCAAGTTTTTTCCCGTTTACCGAACCATCAGTCGAAGTTGATGTAACATGTGTTAATTGTCAAGGCGAAGGTTGTTCAATTTGTAAACAAACGGGATGAATTGAAATTATGGGGGCCGGAATGATTAATCCGCTTATTTATAAAGCATGTGGTCAAGATCCAACCTTAACGGGGTTTGCCTTTGGGATTGGGATTGAACGGATTGCAATGTTAAAATATGGAATTGATGATATTCGTCGTTTTTATACGAATGATGTTCGTTTTTTAGAACAATTTAAGAAATTTGATTAG